The segment TCTCtgaatgtgcacacacagacacacacgttgCCAAATATACTAATTGATACACAAAGCAAatcaatgaaaaacacacatggatGACCAACAACACAATATGCTTGTAACAATCAATGCACACATCACTCATGCTgcctcacagacaaacacacacacacacacacactacaaccAAAATGTCTGTAGCCACACAGACATAAAAGTgctgatgattttttaatgctttaCTCTACAATCTAAAGTCAAACACAAGGGAGTTGGAGCTCTGAAGGGTAAAATTCTGACCAACTTGTCTTTGTCCTAAAGACATTTGTATGCACTGTAAAAATCCAGGGATGTGTTACACAAATCCAGTTCCCCAATATGCAATTTGGACTTCCTCTAAGTGTAGGAGCGTTCTGCACATTTATTCatggaatacacacacacacacttaaaaatcCTGCATGAACACAAGTTATCCAGGAGTGAAAAACACTCCAAAAAGAGAACCGCATACCTCTGGAAAATGCTGTCAGTAAATTCACAGTGAATACAAACAGCATTACAGTTCTCTTAACGTCTTATCAACAACAGAACTGATTAAGTATGGATTAAGGGAACCAGTGTTAGGTCATCTCTGTGCTTGTACTGCGCTCTTCACTGTATGTTGAACTAAACTCAAACTGTTAGCATCGATAGCTGGTTAGCCCTCTTATTACGCTCAGCTCAAGCTACATTATTTTTGTACCAAAAGACTAAAAAGCCAAAAACATTTAGCTTTAAagtattgttgttgttcttgGTAATGAAACAGTGCTACCCTGTATGTAACCAAATGGTTGGTGTGAATCACCAAAGCCAAAATACCTCATAACTACAGTGCAAACTCACAATTTAGTTTTCCGCCTGAAGCGCACACACTCTCATCACTGACAGGCTGAAGTCAATCAGTGCAGCCCTGCAATAGGACCCTGACTCTCACTAagctttgtatttatttaggtTTATAACGTACCGTGCTGTGATGTGCAGTAGCAGTACTAGATAACTTGACTGATATGTGGAACATTAGTTATACTCTACAGTTTGACAGCAAAAAAGAAGGTTACAGTAACTTGTAATGATTAATAGAAAACAACCATCCGCAGCTTGAGAGACAGAAACTTGAGTGCCTCTCTGTtctctgctctgactgctgaGGATTTCATCACCTACTGTGTGTTCACTCCCAACGTGCATCTAGCAGTTTATTTGAACTCTGAGTTGTTGTTTCCAGTGCCTCCAGAACCCTGTTTAGTAATATTTTACATGGCCATCAATAATCAGTTGATAATTGTTTCACTGTTagcaaccaatgaaatgatAATTAGTAATGTTTACTTATTTTAGTGGTGctataataaatattttaacagtCTATTGTTGCACAcattataatattttatatactgtattAAAGGctctgtgtgtaggatttagggggatatattgacagaaatgtctGATATGATATATCAAGTATGTTTTcgttagtgtataatcacctgaaaataggatTTTGtcgtgttttcattaccttagaatgatccgtttatatctacatagggagcgggtcctagTCTACGGAGCCCACCATGTTTGTTTCTACGGTAgaccagaatggacaaaccaaacactggctctagataggactaGTTGCACTTGCGTTTTCACGTCAGCCATTGTAATTAGCAGCCTGCTAAGCCAAACAttgcagaaaaacactgattttaaatgtgacactgcatttttcagtatttttaccagTTGATATCACcaagtccatttgttttggagaagagacctctgcggataatttggctcgcggtaaaaacctcctgaacatctggatcttaagtcatcagagaaaaaagggaaacacacattagcaggtgctgggctagcaacAACTAGGTGAGGAAAagacaatgaacactgaaggaattctaaccaggagaagtttcagctgattgcaatctgcattcctcaccactagatgccactaaatccgaggcactgctcctttaagtacTTGTTAATGGTCAGTGATTGTTTTGTAGACTGTTTCTAAACATTATTTGGGTGGCAGTTATTAAGTTGCAATGTTTCTAAATGCACTACACAGTAATTACTAACAATTAAACAAGGTATTATGATCATCCGTTGCATCTTTTTAATAGCCATCCAAATAATGTTTATAGACCTTTACAAACTAATTActaaccattaaaaaaaacataatatagtATACAAAATGGTAAAATGTCTGCAACTGgtagcacagtggtgcagtggttagcattgttgcctcacagcaagagggttcctatttgaacccagggtgggggagcccttctgtgcagggtttgcatgttctcccagagtctgcgtgggtttcctccaggtactccagcttcctcccacagtccaaagacatgcaggttaactggtgactctaaattggccgtaggtgtgaatgtgaatggttgtctgtctctagtctggtgacctgtccagggtgtaccccgcctctcgcccagtgtcagctgggataggctccagcctcacTGCGACCCTcaaagtggttacggaaaatgaattaattaatgtcTGCAACTATAAACTGTTAGCATTACTAATGATTACTTAACAATATTAAATATACTATCAATTCACCATTTATTGATAGTGGTTATTATAAAGTGTCGTCATTGTGCTTTGAAAGCAGTTTGAGGATTGCTTCTGTAATACCAGGGCGCTCTTTATTTGAAATGATTGTAAAATGAGTAGGGAGTTAGAACCATGAGCAGCATTTATAGGATTGGCTCagttgaatctttttttttttcctaactgAGTGAAATGACTTGGAAGATTCAGTGGCAGCCATGATAAGAGCTAATCAGTTCTCTAAatgataagaaaaaaagaaacataaacacagaagGAGGATACAAATCAGAGTTCAAAGAACTGGTCTGAGATCGCAGGTTGGCTGAGTGTACCATGTAGAAAGAGATCTGCTTTCCTGATGCATCCACCAGACTTGCCCCAACAAAAGGGTACAAATGTAATCAATGTCAAAAGGTACAATCTTTGGACGAATCCAACTGTGCTACACAGGGAGTATGTTTGTCGATATAGAtccaaatgtgaaaaaaatgtacCAACCACTTTATCCGTGGGTCGGTGAGACGAGACATTTGTCATCTGATTCAGCTgctttacaaacatcagccaTATGCATATTTGTGATTTGTGCCTTTTTGTTATCAACCGTAGATGCACCAACACTGGATTGTAAGacagacacaagtttgtctttcGACACATGAAGATTCATGTTGCACATTGTGATTTGGTTTTCAGCTGTTCAAAATCTTTTGATGGTATTCTGTGGTTCCCTCAGGTATCTGTGTAGTTCACAATGTGTCCAACTGGTTTATAGAGATAGAAAAACTATTAACAAAGCACTCATCATACCTGAGTAGTATTATTTATTGCCTTAGTCTTTTGTGAGTGTAAACTATGAATGAGTACGCTTTGCACTATTTTAATCTTAGCATGGACAACACAAATAGATGTCATATTTATCTGTTCTCTTCTGCCCATATTCAGGGAGGTACAAGTTTTTAAGTAGGCTTTCTCAGATATtgagcatcatcatcatcatcatcatcatcatcatcagaggaTTATCCCCATCTTTCTACAATCAAATCACTCCATTTCCATGATGTGTCCAGAAATGCTTTCCATTAAGCACCTATTTGTGCATCTCTATGTGTAAAAATGTCTAGACAATTAAGACCAAGCTCCATTGTATCATTACTGCTTCTGAACCTGCAGTTTGACTCTATGAAGCTGGTACTATCCAGTTGTTTGCAGGACAGCTTGtcagggttttgttttgtttttatcttactgttgtgtgtctttttacATTTAGCCCAACTGAAAAGTTTTTCTGGGTTACGCTTCATTTAATGAGTCTGTCATTTCCTAATCATTTCCAAGGAAGTGTCCTTGAAAGTACAGTTTCATTTGGAAAGTAGGGCTTTCTTTATATAAACCCAGATAAACATTCATTATTCATTGATTATCAGACACTTTATTCTCCACATAGGTTGGACTGTTTGCTTGTCTTTACACAGAGGTCACATTTTTCAACTGCTCTGTAccgattaaataaaaaaagactggaTTACACCAGCAGTTAATTGGAAGTGTACCAATAGAACGTTGTCTCTGTTTTCCTCAAAATTACAACCAGATGACTCAGTTCTCTCCAGGAAACACCTCAGAAATGATGACTCGTTAAATAAAGCATCCCAGTTTCTCCAGACCCGAGGCCGCTTTCTCCAAGAGCTCAAATTTGGATGCAAAGAAGGCATTCTCAAGTCCACCTCATATCTGTGGTCTGACGTTTGTGAAACCCGACTGTGAAACCTGACTGCTCCACACAATGGTTGATTAATATGGTTGGTTGTCACTTCTGTGGTTTGATAGTATGAATACAGTAGACTATGTATCAGTATAAAAACGCGTTGTAATAAAAAgacttgaaaatgaaaacaaaaaaatactttgaCTGATCAATCCAATCATTTTATCCTGGTGGTGCCGATCTGCAAGCACACATTATTCTGAGCCTCATCAGACAGGTGCTGCTGTGCGATGATGTCGTCTTTTTGCATGGACCAAAGCAAATGCGTAAATAATGAGCAGTGTGTCAGTGTAAACACAGATGACACTTCTCCTTATATGAGTGTCTTTTGTGTTTACAGTAATAGCAGTCTTTATATACAGGGCTTGGCAGTAACTGCTGACAGGTTGccattggcaactattttgagaAATTGGCGTCAATTCATGGCCTTTGGCCTTTTTGAAAGGACAGTTCATCCCTCAAAAAATACGTATTTTCCTCTTACTtttgttggagatatctgccatagagatgtctgccttctccccaGGATaaaggaactagatggcactcgacaaatatatttgaaacaagatgatccacagaccttgttgtgagcagtttgatgatgatgtcactgctcagagggaagcgtgcatctactcatggatgagaggcttgtgctcctGACATTAAAAGTGTAAAGATGTAAGCATTAATTTACATCTcctggcgtcctcctcagctgagctgtaacgttagctagctcagtggtgctaggtgagctatcAGTGGACGCACACTTTCATCTGTGCGGTGATACAGTTGTCAGATGTAGTTCGGTAGTAGTGTAGTGCTCACAGCAAGGTATGTGGAttgtcttgagtaaccaggtagTGATTtctgctttgagcaccacaagctgagtgccatctagttccattgtattCACATCAAAACAACCTAGACTGGTAAAcatcactacaggtaagaggaaaatgtgtattattgatttgggggtgaactgtccctttaatatttgTTGCATCAGTGGTATTTATATATTGCTGTTACAGTCTGAACTGGGACCAGACAGTTAATACTGTTCTCAATGAATCTTTGTAGGGACCTGAAAAACCAATAGGATTCTCTGATTGAAGCCAACATTTCTTGACACTCTAATGTGATAATAATGATCATAACAATAACTAGATTCATCATAATAGCATGAATTTGAAAGACTGACATTGAATTGCAGAGTTAACTAAACAGTTGTGCACCTTCCTGTTGGTTCGTCACAGCCTGCACATCCTCACCGTAGACTATGCTGGTCCCTACACTGTGCTGAGTGCACACAGATAGAGGGCTGGATAAAGTCTTTCTCTTGCACATATTGAAAAATCACAGGGAGCTACAATGTCTGTCAGGATCAATGGTCAGGATGTGTTGGAAAATGACCAATCTTATTTTACAGGTTTGGGTTACAggtatttaattcatttattttttatctattttatttatttttactgaatCAAATCTGATTTCATCTCATATAAGAAATCGCGGATGAACCATTACCATTCATTTATAATGTTCAGTGTCCAACTGGTGACACAATCTGAGAGAAAAATAGATACATCATCCcattcataaaacattaaacatgtttattctgACACTTACAAGAATATatgtactaaaaaaaaaactggatttGGCTACATTAGAATATTGTTATTTTGATTTTGTAGCTATTTTATTGTAAAGATGTGCTGCTCTTGTAATGTTGACTGTATATTAAAATAAGATAAACAAATGGTATTGTCATATTTTTACTTTGTTGATTTCATATTGTAATACAgttaacagtgctgacagagtgTCCAAATGAAACAAGCACATTGGTCCTACTGGGGAGGAGAGATACAACCCTGACTTCATTGTGTTTCAGTCAGAGGCACTTTAGTccaagaaaactttatttccatttgcagtattatatttggtggcaTGGCTCacttctggggcccctctgcctttctttAGGCCTACACAaaaagcctcttccacacgcCTTCGTGGAAAGCATAagatggagagagcacacctcttcTTTACTTGCCGAACAGAGTGTTTTTGGACCATGTATCGTATCCAGTAAGACAGTATATCCCCAGACTGCTTCAGTGTAAGAAGTGTTGAAAGTTTGGTCAGAGTCTATTTGTGTAGGAGTGATTATGAGACATGGTAACTGTGGAGAGAATGAATGTGAAAGAGATGGTGAGAAAGAACCAGAGTGTGGTCTGTACACAGGCAGTCATGCAGCATGGAAAGCTAACTGTCCAGAGACAGTGAATCGAGGCAGAAATAATCAGAGCCCGGACGAAGGGAAGACATGAACATTAGAAAGTAGGTAGGACAAGACAGGATGTGTGGCAGGAGGCCATGAGGGACAAGTCAGCAAGGGGCCATTAGGAATATTGCTTGTGTTTGGACCAGATGAAGTTTTTGGTATCTGTGATAACAGTTATTAACTGACAATAGAGAGAAAATTGAGATTATCATAGATGCAGCAAGGAGATTTCTGAGGGTTTTGGGTGTTTCTGGAGAAGATGTACAGCAGCTTTTGAGAGAGGTTTTTAAGGCGCTCACAAACAATCAGAAAATAGGAAATTAATAGAGTGGGAACTGATGGGAAaggcttattttattttaattattattattattattattattattattactttatatAGTAAGTGGAGACCTTTGGGTAAATCCAGTAGGTTGCAGTACTACATAGTTTTGGATGCCAACCGCcattaaagaagaagaagaagaagaagtgtcgattcttgttttttaaatatatttttagatgttttatatttttaaaatatattttcatatatgTGTCTACATctatgagagagacagagatttttgtatttttccctTTGCTTTACCGCTAGGCCTCAGCTCCAgtccagcaggtggcggtaatACACCTAAAACCTGTCTTAAGTTCTTAACTGTAGGTAAAAACGAGGACGAAGAAGAATAGGTTGAACGGACTGAAGTCGTATCTGTGTGCAAGGAAAGCGGGAttataaatagttaaatcttCTGTCATTAAAGCTCTCCTCCAAATTCAGCTTTTGACAGCactagcaacattagctgctaactAGCAGCTAATCAGTCGCCGACATAAACAGGGAGCAGGTTGACAGCTAGTTTAGCAGCAGCTCTTAAAGGCCAAGAGCACCCCGCCAGTATGGACTCCTGGGTTAGGTTTAACGCCCAGAGCCAAGCCAAGGAGAGAATTATAAGGTAATGTCACTCATTTTATTAACTATAACGATAACTTTTGAAATTGCACTTTACGTTAGCGGCAGATGCTGATGTTAACTTGCTAGttagctaacgctaacgttacTTATCTGCTAGCATAATGAACAAACAGTTGCTAGTTTGTTGTAACGTCAGttgcagagagcagagaaaggTTGACATCAACTGGGTTGCTCaagttattttatatatttaatttgaaagataAATTCTGCCTTTGGTCTTTAAGTAAAGTTCACTGTAGCTAACAGACTGTTTTGACATTCACTTCAGAGGGCTGTTAATGAATGTGAAGTAAGTCTAAGTTCATGTTCTCCATGTTGTTATAACAATACAAGTGCATTTGAATCGTATCTTCCCCTTGCTTTCACTTtgattcaaataaaacacacgGTGGGGAGTTACCATGAAAACCTCTCTCTCCAAATTAGCTTGGTCCTTCAGTAATCTTTCATAAAAGATCACTGGTTAAACCGGTTTGCCTGTTATCAGGGCGCAGTTGTTGAAAAAGTTTAATCCTGATAAGAGTGATCCGTGTATGGAAATCCCATGTTTTGCTATCCAGAAACGGATCATCCATGTTCCTTGCTCTGCTGATTTTCAAAGCAACATTGAACTGGATCTCCCTGAtccaaataaaaatgtacagatTACCAAATCTGGATAACCAGCGCTCTAAATGACACTACATTTCACAATGTAGTCTGCTAGCTGTGTAAAGAACAACAGGTTAAATAGCCAGTGTAGGTCATTTTAAAGGGACTGTTCACCccagaataaaaaacacatattattttgtttaatatttgtataatatttgttttagtagccaagtgttggagatattagctgtagagatgtctgcttacTCTCAATTACAATAGCACTAGGTGGCACTCGGCTTGTTGTGCCCATAGTGCCAataacatacatttgaaaaactcgacagcaatgtctctttccagaaatcatggcccagttactcaagataatccccAGACCTTGTTATGAGCAATTTCATGTAagagctattttctttttactgaactTCACCTGCCAACCCTATCACAGAGCAGGaagaagcgtgcatctactcatggcgAGAGacttgtgctcatgacagcacaGGATGTAAACAATAAAGGCATCCTCCATTGTTtctacatgaagctgctcacaacaaggtctatcTTGAGTAAggaggtcatgatttctggaaagagacattgctgttgagtttttcaaatgtatgttacTGGCaccttgagcaccacaagtcgagTACCGTCTAGTTCCactatattggagagaaggcagacatctctacggctgtttctaacactcagcaactcacaacaaaacaatctagattgataaatggcactacaggtaaaGGGAAGAACATATGTTTTTGAcagctgtccctttaagtgtttttattttaaagtgcagtcATTTTGATCAACCGAACTGACATGTCCGAACAGCTTAATGAGCATGTGTGTTGTGTACTCACAGGGCTGCTCAGTATGCCTGCACTCTGCTGGGCTACACTCTGCAGAAGGGCGGGGCGTCAGCTGAACTTCGCAGAACCATCAGTCAACTGGAAGCACACATGAGCCTAACAAGAAAGTGTGAGTGAAGCACCCGGTCGAGGTGTTTTCCAAGCACCAAAGCTGAAGGATTGTggctgatgtgtgtttgtgtcccacaGTGCTCCGTCTGGGAAACTCCGTAGAGGCGCTGGAGTCTGCCAAGAGGGCCATACACCTTTCTGACAGCGTGCTAAGGCTCTGCATTACCATCAGCCACCTCAACAGAGCCATGTACTTTGCCTGTGACAATATTCTGTGGGCTGGAAAAACAGGCCTCATCTCCAAACTGGACCAGCAGAAATGGAGTCAGAGATCTTTCAGGTTAGTCGCGTAGAGACAAATGCATTCAtagtactttttaaaataaataaaggtatGCCCTCTTTGTGTAGTTAAAGAAACTGAGGCTGAGGTGACACCTCATGTGGTTCAAATCTGCAGGTACTACCTCTTTGCTCTGATCCTCAACCTGACTCGAGATGTGTACGAGCTTCGCCTTCTCATTGAGTGTGAAGGGCGTCACAGAGCCGCCAAATCCCCGTCGTCACCCAACCCCAGCACCACCCTGCCAGCTGACCACTTGTCGTCCCCTTCCACACCTGCTGCTCTCACTACTGTTGCCCTGCCTGTCATGTTGGTGAGGTTTCGCAGACAGCTCCACCTGCTGGTGACTGTCCTGTACGGCAACCCGCCGCTGCTGCTGGACCTGCTGAAGAACAGTTGTGATATCTTCATCCCACTGGACCGGCTGGGGATTTACCCCACAGGGCAAGGCTTTGTCGGTGCCTGTGGCCTGGCATCCTCTGTCCTCTCCATCCTCACCATGGTCCATCCTTGGCTTAAACTCAAGCCATGACCCCAGGTACACAGTGGAGGGGGCCATCAGTGGAGCTCCCAGGAGGACTGAGATGAGAAtctaacagggctaacacacGGATCATTCGGTGATCACGTTTTGGAGTAGTGGCAGGGCTTTTAAATCCTCCAAATATCCTCAAACATGTTGCATCCATGAGGAGCTTCTTTCACTCTGCATCACGTACTGATTAACAGCTCTCGGCTGATTACTGACCTGCATGTTTGAACTGTTACAGCTTCATGCTTCAGAATGAAGCATAGCAGCGCTGCACAGAGCCCACACTCTCCAAAGCTAGTCCTTACCCATGATGTCATTCGACATCAAAGTCCTTCATCATCTGCTCCCAATACTTAGTACTAAGATCTCATACAATTCATAACAGGAAGAATGTTGAAATACTAAACTCACCTGATGGTTGGCAGTGGCCCTCAAGGTGGGAACTAATGACATCACAGCGGTGCAAAATCAAACTTTGATAATAAATACACTGATTTACCCTGATAGATGGCTCCCTTTCAGTAAAGTCTGTACATTGAGTGTACAGTTGGTCCATTTATCCCCCATAGCGATGACTCGTTTGACTGGGTCTCTAGGCAGGCCCGCTCCACTTTCATGTGGCCTACCATGAACCGAGCTCAGTGTTGGCTTCCATTAATTTAGGTTAACAAATCGACGCGGACAGAAGCTGAACCAAAATGCTTCAGGGATGAAGGCTATCATTCTGGAAcgctcctctctccttcctctacTTCTCGCCCCTCAGTGTGTCCTCGTTGACAGGCTCATGTTGGATCAGACCCATCATCTTGAGCATGGCAACCAATTTAAACGACAACCATGATGTTTCGCTTTCATGGAAGCCGCCTTTGTCAGTCAGAGTAaaccatgtttgtgtttattagcAAGTGGCTAACTCAaggtgtgtttccatccacctatttttatgtGAGTTTTAAGTTTACACataaaaaacttgaaaaaaaactcaaagCATTTTAAGAAATTTTTACATTTAGGCCCCTTTTTAAAATCACGTTATCTGCTGCCTGCTCTTCTGCTTATCTCGCTGAACCTACTCCAAATGTTCGCATAAGATCACATATGTTCCCATTTTCTTTTGCCGATTTTGATAGAAACCCAACCACTGTTGTTTACACCCGGTGAGTTTGTACTTTCAGCTTTTGGAAGCCACTAAGTGACTGAACTGTCAGAGTCCTGTGAGACAGAGATGCAGGAATATAATGAACTCCACACTGTGTCTTGTGAGGAGGAAAGCATTGCTGCACTGATCTTTGAGGGCTGTAAGGTTCAGGTCTGTTGACGCCATCCAGCTGTGATGTAGTGTTGTACTCATGAAGGTGCATATCTGAAGTCTGATTGTTGCAGACAGGCTGATCCTACACCTCTCCCACTCTTTTCTACTGTCATCACAGCTTACCCCCAGTCATCGCAGATAACGGTCTTTGGCCATTTAATGGTCAGAGGCTTCAAAGTGCAGCCACTAGATGGAAGTACAAGCAGGATCATTAGCCTGAGTAACTATTTAAAGATACAGAGTGAGCTAAGAGGGGTTTAGGGATACAACATGATAGTCTGGATGTGAATCTTTTTGACTTTTAACtgtcaataaaagcttttattgaatgTGCATTTCCAGTTATTACCATGCCTTATACTTATATATAACCTATTTCCACATACGTAAGGTAAGGGGACTCTCAAGGGACCTCTCAAGGGACCACTACAACATGCAAGATCACAAATGGGATGGGAGCAGCCATCCAGACAGCAGCATGCTGCATTTTGGATGAGCAGTTTAATCGGCTATTTTAATCCAATCATCAATCAATAGAGAGGCAGACGATTTGATATGAGAAGTGGTACTGGTTTGTTTTAAGAAAGCAGTCCCTCATATGAGTGATGTGACCTATCTATAAACAACACGCGGTCCTCTGGCACCTCCTTGTGCTTCCGATGACATTTGCAGAATTCACCATGCATGTAAGAAGACTATCAACCAGTGCTAGGCGGGGagtctaatgcagctgtcaatcactgcttgtgcaCAGCAGTGTACACAAGACAAGTAAACATAAAAGAAGATGACCAAAAGCTTTCACAGAAGACCGTTGTGTTTACTTGCCTTCCTTGCAGGAGGAAGAGGttttctgtctcatgtactactgtcaggatatagtgatAATTTCACTAAATATGATAAAAAGGTTACCTACTGTACCTGTAATGATCTAATGCcagttttttaattaaaaaaaaataagtcacCCATTCATCGGTGAACATTCGATGGCATGTTGTCATTTTGGACCTTGACCATCAGTCAAACTTTACACCCATCTACATTTCTTTGTGCTGAAATCCTTTGATTCTAATGATCATTGCTGTTTGCAATAAAGAGCATGCGTGTGACTGGACTGTTTGATCTACTTTGAGCTTTGACTCATCAATACTAGCTTTAACTTTGGTACAAATAAGACTCGGGctaagtaaaattaaaaaaatgtttattcagggtgttactgttacaacaatgacataaaaaccaaacaaagggaaagtaaaaacataataaaaactcaaaataaacGATACTAGTCAGGGGACCAGTGGCTCTCAGGTGGAACATTTTTCCTGCTGGTGTTTCTGTCCAGGtaac is part of the Epinephelus moara isolate mb chromosome 22, YSFRI_EMoa_1.0, whole genome shotgun sequence genome and harbors:
- the pex11b gene encoding peroxisomal membrane protein 11B, which codes for MDSWVRFNAQSQAKERIIRAAQYACTLLGYTLQKGGASAELRRTISQLEAHMSLTRKLLRLGNSVEALESAKRAIHLSDSVLRLCITISHLNRAMYFACDNILWAGKTGLISKLDQQKWSQRSFRYYLFALILNLTRDVYELRLLIECEGRHRAAKSPSSPNPSTTLPADHLSSPSTPAALTTVALPVMLVRFRRQLHLLVTVLYGNPPLLLDLLKNSCDIFIPLDRLGIYPTGQGFVGACGLASSVLSILTMVHPWLKLKP